The Sulfuricaulis sp. genome has a window encoding:
- the phoU gene encoding phosphate signaling complex protein PhoU: MEQMHTHISRQFNAELEDIRSRVLKMGGLVEQQIENAIEALVKGDVAQGEAVILNDTQVNKMEVTIDEECCQIIARRQPAASDLRLVVAVIKTITDLERIGDEAEKIARMAVQLAVEERPKNNYAEIQALGTHVRQMLHDTLDAFARLDIEAAFRIAREDIKVDQKYEGTMRQMITYMMEDPRTISRVLNVIWAARALERIGDHACNICEYIIYLVKGKDVRHISLDQVEREILGKDRR, encoded by the coding sequence ATGGAACAAATGCACACACATATTTCACGCCAGTTCAACGCCGAACTGGAAGACATCCGCTCACGGGTATTGAAGATGGGCGGTCTCGTCGAACAGCAGATCGAGAACGCGATCGAGGCGCTCGTCAAGGGTGACGTGGCCCAGGGTGAGGCCGTGATCCTGAACGACACTCAGGTCAACAAGATGGAAGTCACCATTGACGAGGAATGCTGTCAGATTATCGCCCGCCGCCAGCCGGCCGCGAGCGACTTGCGGCTGGTCGTGGCGGTCATCAAGACCATCACCGACCTGGAGCGCATCGGCGACGAGGCCGAGAAGATCGCGCGCATGGCAGTACAGCTGGCCGTCGAGGAACGCCCGAAGAACAACTATGCCGAGATCCAGGCGCTGGGCACACATGTACGCCAGATGCTGCACGACACGCTCGATGCCTTCGCCCGCCTCGATATCGAGGCCGCGTTCCGCATCGCCCGGGAAGACATCAAGGTGGATCAGAAATACGAAGGCACCATGAGGCAGATGATTACCTACATGATGGAAGATCCGCGCACCATTTCGCGCGTGCTGAATGTCATCTGGGCGGCGCGGGCCCTCGAGCGCATCGGCGATCACGCCTGCAACATCTGCGAATACATCATCTACCTGGTCAAGGGCAAGGACGTGCGCCACATCAGCCTCGATCAGGTCGAAAGAGAAATTCTCGGGAAAGACAGGCGCTGA
- the pstA gene encoding phosphate ABC transporter permease PstA yields MDWRYLRRRTVNIVNLSGSVLATVFGLFWLFWIIWTTLSYGVTAIDWNLFRLDTPAPGGTGGLANAIVGSLIMVGLATAIGTPVGILAGTYLAEYGGRSVVAGIIRFLNDILLSAPSIIIGLFIYELVVIRMGHFSALAGALALAIIMLPVVIRTTEEMLKLVPNPLREAALALGAPRWKMITLVAYRAALSGILTGVLLAIARIAGETAPLLFTALNNQFWSTDLMQPMANLPVVIFQFAMSPYKEWHTLAWAGALLITLSVLALSIVARTLSRKARMEH; encoded by the coding sequence ATGGACTGGCGCTACCTGCGGCGACGTACCGTCAACATCGTGAACCTCTCCGGCTCGGTGCTCGCGACCGTCTTCGGTCTGTTCTGGTTGTTCTGGATCATCTGGACCACTCTCAGTTACGGCGTCACGGCGATCGACTGGAACCTGTTCCGGCTGGACACCCCCGCGCCCGGCGGCACCGGCGGACTGGCCAATGCCATCGTCGGCAGCCTGATCATGGTGGGGCTGGCCACGGCCATCGGCACGCCGGTAGGCATTCTCGCGGGCACATATCTGGCGGAGTATGGAGGCCGTTCGGTCGTGGCCGGCATCATTCGCTTCCTCAACGATATTCTGCTGTCCGCGCCCTCTATTATTATCGGACTCTTCATTTATGAGTTGGTGGTCATACGCATGGGGCATTTCTCCGCGCTTGCCGGGGCGCTGGCGCTCGCCATTATTATGTTACCGGTCGTCATTCGCACCACGGAAGAAATGCTCAAGCTGGTGCCGAACCCGCTGCGCGAGGCCGCGCTTGCCCTCGGGGCGCCGCGCTGGAAAATGATCACGCTGGTGGCCTACCGCGCCGCGCTGTCCGGCATACTCACCGGGGTACTGCTGGCGATCGCACGCATCGCCGGTGAAACCGCGCCGCTGCTGTTCACGGCACTCAACAATCAGTTCTGGAGCACCGATCTGATGCAACCCATGGCCAACCTGCCGGTGGTGATTTTCCAGTTCGCCATGAGCCCGTACAAGGAATGGCACACCCTGGCGTGGGCCGGGGCATTACTCATCACCCTGAGCGTGCTGGCATTGAGCATCGTGGCCCGCACCCTGTCGCGCAAAGCGCGGATGGAGCACTGA
- the pstS gene encoding phosphate ABC transporter substrate-binding protein PstS, with protein MFLTSRSLKRAALAGAVAFGLTTSLAHAARTITGAGATFPYPIYAKWAEAYKTKTGIGMNYQSIGSGGGIKQIKSNTVDFGASDKPLSIEELNESGLVQFPMVMGGVVPVVNLPGIKSGELKLTGSVVADIYLGKITVWNDPAIAKLNPGVDLPEQKIIAVSRADGSGTTFIFTHYLSKVSTEFKEKIGNNTSVSWPSGVGGKGNEGVASYVQRLKGAIGYVEYAYALQNKMTATQLQNQAGKFVKPDSESFQAAAANADWAKAPGFNLMLTDQPGEKSWPITGATFILVYKKQENPETAREVLKFFDWAYHHGDKLADALDYVPMPASVVKLVQEAWKNEIKDGSAKPVWTDAMVKK; from the coding sequence ATGTTTTTAACATCTCGATCACTGAAACGGGCCGCCCTTGCTGGTGCCGTTGCGTTCGGTCTGACCACTTCCCTTGCGCACGCTGCCAGGACCATCACTGGCGCCGGCGCGACCTTCCCCTACCCCATCTACGCCAAGTGGGCTGAAGCCTACAAGACTAAAACCGGCATCGGCATGAATTACCAGTCCATCGGCTCGGGCGGCGGCATCAAGCAGATCAAGTCCAACACCGTCGATTTCGGCGCCTCCGACAAACCGCTTTCGATCGAGGAACTGAACGAGAGCGGGCTCGTCCAGTTTCCCATGGTCATGGGCGGCGTGGTGCCGGTGGTGAACCTGCCCGGGATCAAGTCCGGCGAATTGAAGCTCACCGGCTCTGTGGTAGCCGACATCTATCTCGGCAAAATCACCGTGTGGAACGACCCTGCCATTGCCAAGCTCAATCCGGGCGTAGACCTGCCCGAGCAGAAAATTATCGCCGTGTCTCGCGCCGACGGCTCGGGAACCACCTTTATCTTCACGCACTACCTGTCCAAGGTCAGCACTGAGTTCAAGGAAAAGATCGGCAACAATACCTCCGTATCCTGGCCCAGCGGCGTGGGCGGCAAGGGCAACGAGGGCGTGGCCTCTTACGTGCAGCGCCTCAAGGGCGCGATCGGCTACGTGGAATACGCCTACGCCCTGCAGAACAAGATGACCGCCACCCAACTGCAGAACCAGGCCGGCAAGTTCGTAAAGCCGGACAGCGAATCGTTTCAGGCCGCGGCGGCGAATGCCGATTGGGCCAAGGCACCGGGGTTCAATCTTATGCTGACCGATCAACCCGGCGAGAAGAGTTGGCCGATTACCGGCGCGACCTTCATCCTGGTTTACAAGAAACAGGAGAATCCCGAGACTGCCCGGGAAGTGCTCAAGTTCTTCGATTGGGCGTATCACCATGGCGACAAACTGGCCGATGCACTCGACTATGTGCCAATGCCGGCAAGCGTGGTGAAGTTGGTACAAGAAGCATGGAAAAATGAGATCAAGGACGGCAGTGCTAAACCTGTCTGGACCGATGCCATGGTCAAGAAGTAA
- a CDS encoding EAL domain-containing protein yields MFRYKSKSLIASGFVLVLALTVALAGVGLTRITAIHNHLKLVTEKYNAKADIIFSMRHVARERALSTYAMFIMDDPFDREEELRRFTSMAAEFIQLRDRLMEIGLEQREQLALDKVLEQVRIYQPLHLALVERITSERLTGVKEEILRHDLLRQRTMLGLLDEMVELERVESEKATAQATREYNSAYLVMVLLTAIIIASGFLIAAYVIYRTRLVEQALAQEKEHAEITLHSVGDAVIAADEQGNVNYMNPAAEHMTGWRNAEARGQPLRNIYHIINETTRKPLEHPAMMGVLDAPITGLDKHTLLVSRSGRELAVEDNAAPVRNSDGEDIGAILVFRDVTEQRQMQKQLSWQASHDPLTGLANRREFEVLLERLISSAREQDKRHVLLYLDLDQFKVINDTCGHVAGDELLRQIAGLMRPLIRDSDTLTRLGGDEFGILLEGCYIPQAEQIAHKVLEALEDFRFVWQDKTFRVGVSIGLVGIHAGSHTASSVLSAADGACYMAKDKGRNRIWVHQEDDHETTHRQGEMEWVSRIMRAFDENRFVLYFQRIMPLVTTAGDYPYREVLVRMIDENGELVPPMAFIPAAERYGVMSTVDRWVVKTALAWLADHASDEHLAINLSSQSLGDEDFLKFVMEQFRTTRLSPRRICFEITETAAIANWNRATHFIAALRALGCRFALDDFGSGMSSFGYLKSLPIDIIKIDGAFVRDMIDDEVDYAMVEAVNRIGHVMGIRTTAEYVENDKILEKLREMGVDYAQGYGLHIPQPLELPSDVLAGKVVTAKKKPFDMDISALGRPAV; encoded by the coding sequence ATGTTTCGATATAAGTCAAAGTCTCTCATCGCCTCCGGCTTTGTTCTGGTTTTGGCGCTCACTGTCGCGCTCGCGGGAGTGGGCCTGACGCGCATTACCGCGATCCACAATCACCTCAAGCTCGTCACCGAGAAATACAACGCCAAGGCCGACATCATCTTTTCGATGCGCCACGTTGCCCGTGAACGGGCGCTCAGCACTTACGCCATGTTCATCATGGATGATCCCTTCGACCGCGAGGAAGAATTGCGCCGGTTTACCAGCATGGCTGCTGAATTCATACAGCTTCGCGACCGACTGATGGAGATTGGCCTTGAGCAAAGGGAGCAGTTGGCGCTGGATAAAGTGCTGGAACAGGTGCGCATATACCAGCCGCTGCATCTGGCGCTGGTGGAAAGAATCACAAGTGAGCGTCTCACCGGTGTCAAGGAGGAAATCCTGCGGCATGATCTGTTACGTCAGCGAACCATGCTGGGCCTGCTGGACGAGATGGTGGAGCTGGAACGTGTCGAGAGCGAAAAGGCAACGGCGCAGGCCACCCGGGAATACAACTCGGCCTATCTGGTCATGGTCCTCCTCACTGCGATCATTATTGCTTCGGGTTTTCTCATTGCCGCCTATGTCATTTACCGCACACGCCTCGTGGAACAGGCCCTGGCGCAGGAAAAGGAACACGCGGAGATCACGTTGCATTCGGTGGGCGATGCAGTTATTGCTGCCGATGAGCAGGGTAACGTCAATTACATGAATCCGGCCGCGGAGCATATGACGGGCTGGCGTAACGCGGAGGCGCGCGGCCAGCCGCTGCGTAACATTTACCACATCATCAACGAAACCACGCGTAAGCCGCTCGAGCATCCGGCAATGATGGGCGTCTTGGATGCGCCCATCACCGGGCTGGACAAGCACACTCTGCTGGTCAGCCGTTCCGGTCGGGAGCTGGCCGTCGAGGACAACGCCGCGCCGGTCCGCAACAGCGACGGCGAGGACATCGGGGCGATCCTGGTGTTCCGCGATGTGACCGAGCAGCGCCAGATGCAAAAGCAATTAAGCTGGCAGGCCAGCCACGACCCACTCACCGGGCTGGCCAACCGGCGCGAGTTCGAGGTGCTGCTGGAGCGCCTGATCTCCAGCGCCAGGGAGCAGGACAAGCGCCACGTCCTGTTGTATCTCGATCTCGATCAATTCAAGGTGATTAACGACACTTGTGGACATGTCGCCGGTGACGAATTATTGCGCCAGATCGCCGGGCTCATGCGACCCCTCATTCGCGACAGTGACACCCTGACCCGCCTGGGTGGCGACGAGTTCGGCATCCTGCTTGAGGGCTGCTACATCCCGCAGGCGGAGCAGATCGCGCACAAGGTGCTGGAGGCGCTGGAGGATTTCCGTTTTGTATGGCAAGACAAAACCTTCCGTGTCGGTGTTTCTATTGGATTGGTCGGTATCCACGCCGGCAGCCATACGGCTTCGAGTGTATTGAGCGCCGCCGACGGCGCCTGCTACATGGCCAAGGACAAGGGCCGCAACCGTATATGGGTGCATCAGGAAGACGACCATGAAACGACGCATCGCCAGGGCGAAATGGAATGGGTCTCCCGCATCATGCGCGCTTTCGATGAAAACCGGTTTGTTCTATATTTTCAGCGCATTATGCCGCTCGTTACGACGGCAGGTGACTATCCCTACCGGGAAGTGCTGGTGCGCATGATTGATGAAAACGGCGAGCTGGTGCCGCCGATGGCGTTTATCCCGGCTGCTGAGCGTTATGGCGTGATGAGCACCGTCGACCGCTGGGTTGTCAAAACTGCCTTAGCTTGGCTGGCAGACCACGCCTCCGATGAACACTTGGCCATTAATCTTTCCAGCCAGTCATTGGGCGACGAGGATTTCCTGAAATTTGTGATGGAACAATTCCGTACCACGCGCCTTTCGCCCCGTCGCATTTGTTTCGAAATCACGGAAACGGCGGCCATCGCCAACTGGAACCGCGCCACGCACTTCATTGCCGCGCTGCGCGCCCTCGGTTGTCGCTTCGCCCTCGATGATTTTGGCAGCGGTATGTCGTCCTTCGGCTACCTGAAAAGCCTGCCCATCGATATCATCAAGATCGACGGTGCCTTCGTGCGTGACATGATCGATGACGAAGTCGACTATGCCATGGTCGAGGCGGTCAACCGCATTGGTCACGTCATGGGCATCCGCACCACGGCCGAGTATGTGGAAAACGACAAGATCCTCGAAAAGCTGCGCGAAATGGGTGTGGACTACGCCCAGGGTTATGGCCTGCATATTCCGCAACCTCTTGAGTTGCCCTCCGATGTTCTCGCGGGGAAAGTGGTAACCGCGAAGAAAAAGCCGTTCGATATGGACATCTCGGCGCTGGGCCGTCCCGCGGTCTAG
- the pstC gene encoding phosphate ABC transporter permease subunit PstC has protein sequence MNGDQSPISDATIRRLRIMDRSFQALTTGSAWLVLVILAGIIVSLFVGGWQALTEFGPAFLITDDWNPVTEKFGALVPIYGTLVSSLIALLIAVPISFGIALFLTEVSPHWLRRPIGTAVELLAAIPSIIYGMWGLFVFAPILSEHVQPWLQETFGDTPWIGALFQGAPLGIGMLPAGFILGIMIIPFITALMRDVFATTPKFLKESAYAMGATHWEVVWNVVLPYTRVGAVGGIFLGLGRALGETMAVTFIIGNTHRFSPSLFEPGNSIASTLANEFTEAVGDMHTSSLIALGLVLFMITFIVLTCAKLLLMGLDSRDNVKN, from the coding sequence ATGAACGGCGACCAGTCACCTATTTCCGACGCCACTATCCGACGGCTGCGTATCATGGACCGGTCGTTCCAGGCCCTGACCACCGGCTCGGCCTGGTTGGTGCTGGTCATCCTGGCCGGCATCATCGTTTCGCTGTTTGTCGGGGGCTGGCAGGCCCTGACCGAGTTCGGACCTGCGTTTCTCATCACCGACGATTGGAACCCGGTAACTGAAAAATTCGGTGCACTGGTACCCATTTACGGCACGCTGGTCAGCTCTTTGATCGCCCTGCTCATCGCCGTGCCGATCAGCTTCGGTATCGCGCTGTTTCTCACCGAAGTCTCGCCGCACTGGCTGCGCCGCCCCATCGGCACGGCCGTGGAACTGCTGGCCGCCATCCCCAGCATCATTTACGGCATGTGGGGACTGTTCGTGTTCGCACCCATATTGTCGGAACACGTGCAACCCTGGTTGCAGGAAACCTTCGGCGACACGCCCTGGATCGGCGCGCTGTTCCAGGGCGCGCCGCTCGGCATCGGCATGCTGCCGGCGGGGTTCATACTCGGGATCATGATCATCCCCTTCATCACCGCGCTGATGCGCGACGTGTTCGCCACCACGCCCAAATTTCTCAAGGAATCGGCCTACGCCATGGGCGCGACCCATTGGGAAGTTGTGTGGAACGTGGTCCTGCCGTACACACGCGTGGGCGCGGTCGGCGGTATTTTTCTCGGGCTGGGGCGTGCGCTCGGCGAGACCATGGCCGTGACTTTCATCATCGGCAATACCCACCGCTTCAGCCCCTCACTGTTTGAGCCGGGCAATTCCATTGCCTCGACGCTGGCAAACGAATTTACCGAGGCCGTGGGTGACATGCACACCTCTTCGCTGATTGCGCTGGGGTTGGTGCTGTTCATGATCACTTTCATCGTGCTGACCTGCGCCAAGCTCCTGTTGATGGGGCTGGATTCGCGCGACAACGTGAAAAACTAG
- a CDS encoding class I SAM-dependent methyltransferase, with product MATSPFRRSAPAATNPHRATSRIALGFNGNEALKSRAEELAHELELPLVMTGDPGSDLQLVLTPEHLELRDPHDPRLGPVFVDFTPLDLRPYSANLSRRQPLARAFGKKVRTIADATAGYGQDALLLALMGFHVTAIERSPVVVALAQDGLNRLTTLTGMVLSERLRLVNGDSRSLLPTLAPRPDAIYLDPMFPPKRRKSAAVKKEMRLLRQLVGDDADALELLEISRGVAHDRVVVKRPDDAPPLAPDPSMSLTGKLVRYDVYLARHRTKT from the coding sequence ATGGCAACTTCCCCGTTTCGTCGCTCAGCGCCTGCCGCGACCAATCCACACCGTGCCACAAGCCGCATCGCCCTCGGCTTCAATGGCAATGAGGCCCTGAAATCCCGCGCCGAGGAACTGGCGCATGAGCTGGAACTACCATTGGTGATGACAGGAGATCCGGGTTCTGATTTACAGCTGGTTCTGACACCCGAACACCTTGAATTACGGGATCCTCATGACCCACGTCTGGGTCCGGTATTCGTGGATTTCACGCCTCTCGACCTGCGCCCCTACAGCGCAAATCTCTCGCGCCGCCAACCGCTGGCGCGCGCCTTCGGAAAAAAAGTGCGCACTATCGCGGATGCCACAGCGGGGTACGGACAGGATGCGCTATTGCTGGCGCTCATGGGTTTTCACGTCACTGCCATTGAGCGCTCGCCCGTGGTCGTGGCGCTGGCCCAGGATGGCCTGAATCGCCTCACTACATTGACGGGGATGGTCTTGTCCGAGCGCTTACGACTCGTGAACGGCGATTCCCGCTCGCTGCTTCCCACGCTGGCACCACGCCCCGACGCAATCTATCTCGACCCGATGTTTCCGCCGAAACGCCGGAAATCCGCCGCCGTGAAAAAGGAAATGCGCCTACTGCGCCAACTGGTCGGCGACGATGCCGACGCGTTGGAATTGCTTGAGATCAGTCGCGGCGTCGCCCATGATCGTGTAGTCGTGAAACGGCCAGACGATGCACCACCGCTCGCGCCGGACCCAAGCATGAGCCTGACGGGCAAACTGGTGCGCTATGACGTGTATCTTGCGCGCCATCGGACCAAGACATGA
- the pstB gene encoding phosphate ABC transporter ATP-binding protein PstB: MAADNSVKIQVRDLNFYYGKFQALKSVTLDIATNKVTAFIGPSGCGKSTLLRAINRMYELYPGQRATGEVQLDGENILSPRTDLFRLRARIGMVFQKPTPFPMSIYENIAFGVRLYEKLSRAEMDDRVEWALQQAALWGEVKDKLRQSGMSLSGGQQQRLCIARAIAVKPEVMLLDEPASALDPISTLKIEELIYELKKNYTITIVTHNMQQAARVSDFTAFMYLGESVEFGDTNTIFTNPSKKQTEDYITGRYG, from the coding sequence ATGGCCGCCGACAACTCCGTCAAGATCCAGGTGCGCGACCTGAACTTCTATTACGGGAAGTTCCAGGCGCTGAAAAGCGTCACCCTGGATATCGCCACCAACAAGGTGACGGCGTTCATTGGTCCCTCGGGTTGCGGCAAGTCCACGCTGCTGCGCGCGATCAACCGCATGTACGAGCTGTATCCCGGCCAGCGCGCCACCGGCGAAGTTCAGTTGGACGGTGAAAATATCCTGTCGCCACGCACCGACCTGTTCCGCCTGCGCGCACGCATCGGGATGGTGTTCCAGAAACCGACTCCATTTCCCATGTCCATCTACGAAAATATCGCTTTCGGTGTGCGTCTGTATGAAAAACTGTCGCGCGCTGAAATGGATGATCGGGTGGAATGGGCGCTGCAGCAGGCGGCGCTGTGGGGCGAGGTCAAGGACAAGCTGCGTCAGAGCGGCATGAGCCTCTCGGGCGGCCAGCAGCAGCGGCTGTGCATCGCGCGCGCCATCGCGGTCAAGCCCGAGGTGATGCTGCTCGACGAGCCGGCCTCGGCGCTCGACCCGATCTCGACGCTGAAGATCGAGGAACTGATTTACGAACTGAAAAAGAACTACACTATCACCATCGTCACCCACAACATGCAACAGGCGGCGCGCGTGTCGGATTTCACGGCCTTCATGTATCTGGGCGAATCGGTGGAATTCGGCGACACCAACACCATCTTCACCAACCCTTCCAAGAAACAGACGGAAGATTACATCACCGGGCGTTATGGGTGA
- the trxA gene encoding thioredoxin: MATVEVTQENFNQVVSGNNMVIVDFWAPWCGPCRSFAPAYETASEKYPDIVFAKVNTEEQQALAGYFQIRSIPTLMIFREKIIIFAQPGALPTSALDQVIDKAKALDMNQVRAEIEKEQAKAPKSG, from the coding sequence GTGGCTACCGTAGAAGTGACGCAGGAAAATTTTAATCAGGTCGTAAGCGGAAATAACATGGTGATCGTCGATTTCTGGGCGCCGTGGTGCGGACCTTGCCGTTCGTTCGCCCCCGCGTACGAAACCGCCTCGGAAAAATACCCGGATATCGTGTTTGCCAAGGTCAACACCGAGGAGCAGCAGGCGCTAGCGGGTTATTTTCAGATCCGCTCTATCCCCACGCTGATGATATTCCGTGAAAAGATCATTATCTTCGCGCAACCCGGCGCCCTGCCCACCTCCGCCCTCGATCAGGTAATCGACAAGGCCAAGGCCCTCGACATGAACCAGGTGCGCGCCGAAATCGAAAAGGAACAGGCCAAGGCCCCAAAAAGCGGCTGA
- a CDS encoding 16S rRNA (uracil(1498)-N(3))-methyltransferase, whose translation MTEPLFYSEQLAEPGATLVLTGDEAHHAAASRRLHDGDTLWLFDGHGSIARATLLRVVARGRTLELRIEERRSEPAPKPEIHLACALPKGDRQQVLLDMTTQLGMAHFTPLACERSVVKRGANSMARWKKICLEACKQSRRLHLPSIEATSTVRDIVERMKAAGSSVWLAHSAAQAVSVSTAANQGAKHVTILIGPEGGFTEAEIEQAVAAGARMLTLGTSILRIETAAVTMVAAFALTAGSST comes from the coding sequence ATGACCGAACCCTTGTTTTATTCCGAGCAGCTCGCCGAGCCCGGCGCGACATTGGTACTGACGGGCGACGAGGCGCATCATGCCGCTGCCTCGCGCCGGCTCCATGATGGCGACACATTATGGCTTTTTGACGGGCATGGCAGCATCGCGCGCGCCACACTGCTGCGTGTCGTGGCACGCGGGCGGACACTGGAATTGCGCATCGAGGAACGGCGTAGTGAACCGGCACCCAAACCGGAAATTCATCTCGCCTGTGCGCTGCCCAAGGGCGACCGCCAGCAGGTACTGCTCGACATGACTACCCAGCTCGGCATGGCGCACTTCACGCCGCTGGCCTGTGAGCGCAGCGTGGTTAAGCGCGGCGCGAACAGCATGGCGCGCTGGAAAAAAATTTGCCTCGAGGCCTGCAAACAAAGCCGGCGGTTACACCTTCCCTCCATCGAAGCAACATCCACGGTACGCGACATCGTTGAGCGCATGAAAGCGGCGGGCAGCAGCGTGTGGCTCGCCCACTCAGCCGCGCAGGCCGTGAGCGTTTCAACCGCGGCCAATCAAGGGGCGAAACACGTAACGATTCTGATTGGCCCGGAAGGCGGGTTCACAGAAGCAGAGATCGAACAGGCTGTCGCGGCCGGAGCAAGAATGCTCACACTGGGGACATCCATACTGCGGATAGAAACCGCGGCCGTGACGATGGTCGCCGCCTTTGCATTAACCGCTGGATCCAGCACCTAG
- the typA gene encoding translational GTPase TypA gives MIQKLRNIAIIAHVDHGKTTLVDKLLQQSGTFAAHQQMGTRVMDSNDLERERGITILAKNTAIRWNDYRINIVDTPGHADFGGEVERVLSMVDSVLLLVDAVDGPMPQTRFVTRKAFAQGLKPIVVINKIDRPGARPEWVLNQTFDLFDKLGATDEQLDFPVVYASALNGYAGLTSDVREGDMTPLFETIINHVAPPKVDPEGPFQMQISSIAYSSYVGAIAIGRITRGKVKTNQQVVIIDHDGKSRNGKILQVLGFMGLERTEVPEAEAGDIIAITGIEGPRISDTLCDPNTVEAMPPLSVDEPTVTMTFEVNNSPFAGQDGKYVTSRQIRERLDRELIHNVALRVEDTGSPDKFRVSGRGELHLGILLENMRREGYELGVSRPQVITKQVNGETHEPFEQLTVDIESQHQGAVMEQLGQRKGDLLNMEPDGKGRVRLEYMIPARGLIGFQTDFLTATAGSGLIYHVFDHYGPEKKGLVGGRINGVLISNGAGMSVAYALFNLQERGRMFVGPGEDMYEGMIIGIHTRDNDLVVNAMKGKQLTNMRASGSDENVILVPPIELTLERAIEFIDDDELVEITPHHLRLRKRFLKETDRKRLGRAAAG, from the coding sequence ATGATCCAGAAATTGCGCAACATCGCCATCATCGCCCACGTCGACCACGGCAAGACCACGCTCGTCGACAAACTTCTGCAACAGTCCGGCACATTCGCCGCACATCAGCAGATGGGCACACGCGTCATGGACTCGAACGACCTCGAACGTGAACGCGGCATCACCATTCTTGCCAAGAACACCGCGATTCGCTGGAACGATTACCGCATCAATATCGTGGACACCCCGGGCCATGCCGACTTCGGCGGCGAGGTCGAGCGCGTGTTGTCGATGGTGGACTCGGTGCTGCTGCTGGTCGACGCCGTGGACGGGCCGATGCCGCAGACGCGTTTCGTCACGCGCAAGGCCTTCGCGCAGGGCCTGAAGCCCATTGTCGTCATCAACAAAATTGACCGCCCCGGCGCGCGCCCTGAGTGGGTGCTTAACCAGACCTTCGACCTGTTCGACAAGCTCGGTGCTACCGACGAACAACTCGACTTCCCGGTGGTATACGCCTCGGCGTTGAACGGCTACGCCGGCCTCACCTCGGACGTGCGTGAAGGCGACATGACGCCACTGTTTGAAACCATTATCAATCACGTCGCCCCGCCCAAGGTTGACCCCGAAGGCCCTTTCCAGATGCAGATTTCAAGCATCGCCTATTCGAGCTACGTCGGCGCCATTGCCATCGGCCGCATCACTCGCGGCAAGGTGAAAACCAATCAGCAAGTCGTGATAATCGATCACGACGGCAAGAGCCGCAACGGTAAAATTTTACAAGTCCTTGGCTTCATGGGACTGGAGCGCACCGAAGTGCCCGAGGCCGAGGCCGGCGACATCATCGCCATCACCGGCATCGAGGGGCCGCGCATCTCCGACACCCTGTGCGATCCGAATACGGTCGAGGCCATGCCACCGCTGTCGGTGGACGAGCCAACCGTCACCATGACCTTCGAGGTCAACAATTCCCCTTTCGCCGGCCAGGACGGCAAATACGTCACCAGCCGCCAGATTCGCGAGCGGCTCGATCGTGAGCTGATCCATAACGTCGCGTTGCGCGTGGAAGACACCGGCAGTCCCGACAAATTCCGCGTCTCCGGACGCGGCGAGCTGCACCTCGGCATCCTGCTCGAGAATATGCGGCGCGAGGGCTATGAACTCGGCGTGTCGCGCCCGCAGGTCATCACCAAACAAGTGAACGGCGAGACCCATGAGCCGTTTGAGCAGCTGACCGTGGACATTGAAAGCCAGCATCAGGGCGCGGTCATGGAACAACTCGGCCAGCGCAAGGGCGACCTGCTTAACATGGAACCGGACGGCAAGGGCCGCGTGCGCCTCGAGTACATGATTCCCGCGCGCGGGCTGATCGGCTTTCAAACCGATTTCCTCACCGCCACTGCCGGCAGCGGTCTGATCTATCACGTGTTCGATCACTACGGCCCGGAGAAAAAGGGCCTGGTCGGCGGGCGCATTAACGGCGTGCTGATCTCCAACGGTGCTGGCATGAGTGTCGCCTATGCATTGTTCAATTTGCAGGAACGCGGGCGTATGTTCGTCGGCCCGGGTGAGGACATGTACGAAGGCATGATCATCGGCATTCACACGCGCGACAACGATCTGGTGGTGAACGCGATGAAGGGCAAGCAGCTCACCAACATGCGCGCTTCCGGCTCGGATGAAAACGTCATTCTCGTCCCACCGATCGAACTCACCCTCGAACGCGCCATCGAATTTATTGATGACGACGAGCTGGTTGAGATAACCCCTCACCATCTGCGCCTGCGTAAACGCTTCCTCAAGGAAACCGACCGCAAACGCCTCGGGCGAGCCGCCGCTGGCTGA